From the genome of Impatiens glandulifera chromosome 9, dImpGla2.1, whole genome shotgun sequence, one region includes:
- the LOC124915097 gene encoding plant cysteine oxidase 2, producing the protein MGIGGILANKKDNDTVDQLTKATNKGKSSRNNRRRQKKMTRVQRLYEMCKQVFSSVDPGIVPPPNEIQRLKSILDEMTPDDVGLRPDMSYFLGNNGAGGGLVPKITYLHIYECPKFSIGIFCLPRTSVIPLHNHPQMTVLSKLLFGTMHIKSYDWADTNVLSNVNVGDGVGRLAKLKVDGEFTAPCGTSILYPADGGNMHCFTALSSCAVLDVLGPPYSDPEGRHCTYYLEYPLSTLPAAASSSDVAEALPESSSSSSSPSDIDKRSHAWLKERKDNPEDLTVVGGLYSGPAIKEK; encoded by the exons ATGGGGATTGGTGGGATTCTAGCGAATAAAAAAGACAATGACACAGTTGATCAATTGACAAAGGCGACCAACAAGGGTAAGTCGTCGAGGAACAACCGGCGACGCCAGAAGAAGATGACACGGGTTCAGAGGCTGTATGAAATGTGTAAACAGGTATTCTCGTCTGTTGATCCTGGCATTGTTCCTCCGCCGAATGAAATCCAACGGCTGAAATCTATTCTGG ATGAAATGACTCCAGATGATGTTGGGTTGAGACCGGACATGTCATATTTTCTTGGGAATAATGGTGCCGGTGGTGGTTTGGTCCCAAAGATAACGTACCTGCACATTTATGAATGTCCCAAGTTCTCG ATTGGTATCTTCTGCTTGCCGCGAACCAGTGTCATCCCATTGCATAACCATCCTCAGATGACCGTGCTGAGTAAGCTTCTGTTCGGGACAATGCACATAAAATCATACGACTGGGCAGACACTAATGTTCTTTCAAATG TTAATGTTGGTGATGGAGTAGGGAGATTAGCAAAGTTGAAGGTGGATGGCGAATTCACGGCCCCTTGTGGGACTTCAATCCTGTACCCTGCTGATGGTGGAAACATGCATTGCTTCACTGCCTTGAGTTCTTGCGCCGTTTTGGATGTGTTGGGCCCGCCTTACTCCGATCCGGAAGGCCGCCATTGCACCTACTATCTCGAATATCCACTTTCCACCCTCCCTGCAGCAGCATCTTCTTCTG ATGTAGCAGAGGCCTTGCCCGAGTCTTCTTCGTCGTCTTCATCGCCATCCGATATAGATAAGAGAAGCCATGCTTGGCTCAAGGAGAGGAAGGATAATCCGGAGGATCTAACTGTTGTTGGTGGTTTGTACAGTGGACCTGCAATTAAGGAGAAATGA
- the LOC124915631 gene encoding uncharacterized protein At3g28850-like, whose protein sequence is MGCASSKQHKVCQNCRGPFSPASRSYSMHVHHPPEWRGDSYHVVSLTESTLGSMELDSLMDQAETAVDDDGDEKNLNGFKDFSMVVMEAKAWSEMLEKKIPKSLPRTPIRTPPGEPESIDAWELMEGLEDISPLRPTHHYRSFSFNVGADTKLPHPESSKPLWLEMGESESYSNSDSNSNSTSLNSVISEIDPEMISTLRKTLEDLPSANPFHLNSLNDTFEDVEKNCRKDRIVLYFTSLRGVRKTYEDCCHVRSLLKGLGIRVDERDVSMHSTFKDELKELSVNEGLKGMTLPRVFMGNKYIGDAEDIRRMHEEGELEKAVGSCELMEEGGCETCGDVRFVPCERCSGSCKIYYENDDDDGDYEEDQDEDDDEDNGFQRCPDCNENGLIRCPICCY, encoded by the coding sequence ATGGGTTGCGCGAGTTCGAAACAGCACAAGGTATGTCAGAATTGCCGGGGACCGTTCTCTCCGGCGTCAAGGAGTTATTCGATGCACGTCCATCACCCGCCGGAGTGGAGAGGCGATAGCTACCATGTGGTTTCTCTTACTGAATCAACTCTCGGGTCTATGGAACTCGATTCCCTCATGGATCAAGCTGAAACTGCGGTCGATGATGACGGCGATGAGAAGAATCTGAATGGGTTTAAGGATTTCTCAATGGTGGTGATGGAGGCAAAAGCTTGGTCTGAGATGCTTGAGAAGAAGATACCGAAATCGCTTCCCAGGACTCCGATCCGTACTCCTCCCGGAGAGCCGGAATCGATTGATGCTTGGGAATTAATGGAAGGTCTTGAAGATATTAGTCCTCTCCGACCGACACATCATTATCGAAGTTTCTCTTTTAATGTTGGAGCAGATACAAAATTACCTCATCCCGAATCATCGAAACCACTCTGGCTCGAAATGGGTGAAAGTGAATCTTACTCAAATTCAGATTCGAATTCAAATTCGACATCTTTAAACTCTGTTATCTCTGAAATAGACCCGGAAATGATATCTACGTTAAGGAAAACACTTGAAGATCTTCCATCAGCAAACCCATTTCACCTGAATTCACTAAACGACACATTTGAAGATGTGGAAAAGAATTGCAGAAAAGATAGGATAGTCCTTTACTTCACAAGCCTGAGAGGTGTTAGAAAAACGTACGAGGATTGCTGCCATGTGAGATCACTTTTGAAAGGTTTAGGAATCCGAGTTGATGAAAGAGATGTATCAATGCATTCCACATTCAAGGATGAGTTAAAGGAGTTATCAGTTAATGAAGGGTTGAAAGGAATGACACTGCCAAGAGTTTTTATGGGTAACAAGTACATTGGAGATGCAGAGGATATTCGGCGAATGCACGAGGAAGGAGAGCTCGAGAAGGCGGTTGGGAGCTGCGAGCTGATGGAGGAAGGTGGTTGTGAAACATGCGGGGATGTTCGGTTTGTGCCATGTGAGAGGTGTTCTGGAAGctgtaaaatatattatgagaatgatgatgatgatggtgattATGAAGAAGatcaagatgaagatgatgatgaagataatGGATTTCAGAGATGTCCTGATTGTAATGAGAATGGTTTAATAAGGTGCCCAATTTGCTGCTATTGA
- the LOC124914832 gene encoding binding partner of ACD11 1-like, with translation MYPGGFTVEVTTLSPKATEEDVYKFFAFCGEIEHIEIIRSSEYDCTAYVTFNDTYALETAVLLSGAFIEDQQIGISRMHTYIDESDLWNDRSILTGGSSGEASANAFVSSPGEAITVAQEVVKTMVAKGYVLGKDALVKAKALDESYKVSSNAAAKVAELSNRMGLTKKINAGLEVAKSIDGKYHVMETTKMAASYTGRTAVAAANSVVSSSYFCKGALWVSDILNRAAKASAQLAANQDPPPANK, from the exons ATGTATCCTGGTGGTTTTACTGTAGAAGTAACAACCTTATCTCCTAAGGCAACAGAGGAGGATGTTTACAAGTTTTTTGCCTTCTGTGGTGAAATTGAACACATTGAGATCATCAG GTCAAGTGAATACGACTGCACTGCCTATGTGACGTTTAATGATACATATGCTCTGGAAACTGCTGTTCTTTTGAGT GGAGCTTTTATAGAAGATCAGCAAATAGGTATTTCGAGGATGCATACATATATTGATGAATCGGATCTTTGGAATGATAGAAGTATACTGACAGGGGGG tcgTCTGGGGAAGCATCAGCAAATGCATTTGTTTCAAGCCCTGGGGAGGCTATAACTGTAGCACAGGAAGTGGTTAAAACGATGGTAGCAAAAGGATACGTGCTGGGAAAGGACGCGTTGGTTAAAGCGAAAGCACTGGACGAATCCTATAAAGTGTCCTCAAATGCAGCAGCTAAGGTAGCAGAGCTGAGCAACAGAATGGGGCTAACTAAGAAGATTAATGCAGGTTTAGAAGTTGCCAAGTCCATAGATGGGAAGTACCATGTGATGGAAACAACCAAGATGGCTGCATCATACACTGGGCGAACTGCTGTTGCAGCCGCAAATAGTGTGGTCAGCAGCAGTTATTTCTGTAAAGGAGCTTTATGGGTATCAGACATTCTCAATCGAGCCGCCAAGGCTTCTGCTCAGTTGGCGGCTAACCAAGATCCCCCACCAGCCAATAAATGA
- the LOC124915707 gene encoding transcription factor PRE1-like, with the protein MSSRRSRQSGGGGGGSSRISDDQIVDLISKLQQILPEINTRRRSSSTKVSATKVLQETCNYIRDLNREVEDLSGRLSHLLSTVDEDSAQAAIIRSLIIN; encoded by the exons ATGTCTAGTAGAAGGTCGAGACAATCGGGAGGCGGTGGTGGTGGGAGTTCGAGAATAAGCGACGACCAAATAGTTGATCTTATTTCTAAGTTGCAGCAAATCCTCCCCGAGATTAACACACGCCGCCGCTCCTCCTCGACCAAg gtaTCTGCAACAAAGGTGCTTCAAGAGACATGCAATTACATAAGGGATTTAAACAGAGAGGTTGAAGACTTGAGTGGTAGACTCTCCCATCTCCTGTCTACCGTTGATGAAGACAGTGCTCAGGCCGCCATTATCAGGAgcttaatcattaattaa